One part of the Polycyclovorans algicola TG408 genome encodes these proteins:
- a CDS encoding TerC family protein has protein sequence MIFEWMNDPAAWAGLATLIVLEIVLGIDNLVFIAILADKLPEHQRDRARVIGLSLALFMRLGLLASVAWIVTLTAPLFSLFDHDFSGRDLILLFGGFFLVFKGTMELHERLEGPKHHGAGSVVHAVFWQVLVQILVLDAVFSLDSVITAVGMVDHLSIMMIAVIVAVGVMLLASKPLTRFVGKHPTVVVLCLGFLLMIGLSLIAEGFGLHMPKGYLYAAIGFSILVEGFNQMLRSKSRRVATTGDLRDRAADAVLALLGGKREVMDLGHAAEALAERSASGKLFAPAEADMIQGVLTLAERPARSVMTPRTEIDWLDLDDDAETLRQHILELGCSRFPIARGSLDQFIGVAMAKDLLHDLIEAGEINLERSLRQPLLVNERMNVLRLMEQLRQAPVQMAMVLDEYGAVEGLITPIDILEAIAGEFSGPDDGPLPVIEQPDGGWVASGWIDIRRLSHRIGYDLVDDADRYSTLAGFLLWQLGTMPTVGARVTQGTLQFEITSLDGRSIDQVRITQVGS, from the coding sequence ATGATTTTTGAATGGATGAACGACCCCGCCGCCTGGGCCGGGCTGGCCACGTTGATTGTGCTGGAGATCGTTCTCGGCATCGACAATCTCGTGTTCATCGCGATTCTGGCCGACAAGCTGCCGGAACATCAGCGCGACAGGGCCCGCGTCATTGGCCTGTCACTGGCGCTGTTCATGCGTCTCGGCCTGCTCGCCTCGGTGGCGTGGATTGTCACCCTGACGGCGCCGCTGTTCAGCCTGTTCGACCATGACTTTTCCGGGCGTGACCTGATTCTGCTGTTCGGCGGCTTCTTCCTCGTCTTCAAGGGGACGATGGAGTTGCACGAGCGCCTCGAAGGACCCAAGCACCACGGCGCCGGCTCGGTGGTGCACGCGGTGTTCTGGCAAGTGCTGGTGCAGATTCTCGTGCTCGACGCGGTGTTCTCGCTCGACAGCGTCATCACCGCCGTCGGCATGGTCGATCACCTGTCAATCATGATGATTGCGGTGATTGTTGCGGTCGGCGTGATGTTGCTGGCCTCCAAACCGCTGACCCGCTTTGTCGGCAAGCACCCGACCGTGGTCGTGCTGTGTCTCGGCTTCTTGCTGATGATCGGCCTGTCGCTGATTGCCGAAGGCTTCGGCCTGCACATGCCCAAAGGCTATCTCTACGCCGCCATCGGCTTCTCGATATTGGTGGAAGGCTTCAACCAAATGCTCCGCAGCAAGAGCCGCCGCGTCGCCACCACCGGCGACCTGCGCGATCGCGCCGCCGATGCCGTGCTGGCGTTGCTGGGCGGCAAGCGCGAGGTAATGGACCTCGGCCACGCCGCCGAGGCGCTGGCCGAGCGCAGCGCCAGTGGCAAGCTGTTCGCCCCGGCCGAAGCCGACATGATCCAGGGCGTGCTCACCCTGGCCGAGCGTCCGGCGCGATCCGTCATGACCCCGCGCACCGAAATCGACTGGCTGGACCTGGATGATGATGCCGAAACCCTGCGCCAGCACATTCTGGAACTGGGCTGCTCACGCTTCCCCATCGCGCGCGGCAGCCTCGACCAGTTCATCGGCGTGGCCATGGCCAAGGACCTGCTGCACGACCTGATCGAGGCCGGCGAAATCAACCTGGAACGCTCGCTGCGCCAGCCGCTGCTCGTCAACGAACGCATGAACGTGCTGCGCCTGATGGAGCAACTGCGGCAGGCGCCGGTGCAGATGGCGATGGTGCTCGACGAGTACGGCGCGGTCGAGGGTTTGATCACGCCCATCGACATCCTTGAGGCCATTGCCGGAGAGTTTTCAGGCCCTGACGATGGCCCGCTGCCGGTCATCGAACAACCCGACGGTGGCTGGGTCGCCAGCGGCTGGATCGACATCCGTCGCCTGTCGCACCGCATCGGTTACGACCTGGTGGATGACGCCGATCGCTACTCGACCCTGGCGGGTTTTTTGCTCTGGCAACTCGGCACCATGCCCACAGTGGGCGCACGCGTGACCCAGGGCACGCTGCAATTCGAGATCACCTCGCTGGACGGCCGCAGCATCGATCAGGTGCGTATCACCCAGGTCGGCTCATGA
- a CDS encoding ABC transporter permease, with product MNPLLTVRIALRALLRNRLRAFLTALGIIIGVAAVIAMVSLGEGAKQRVEDTFASMGTHMLIVTSGSSRSGGARGGAGSQPTLTWQDLDAIAALPTVRHAAPQIRTTADVISEAANWTTNVHGITPDYLPIRNWAVAWGRAITDADVNNNARVALLGQTVVTELFGKDADPVGQLVRIRQAPFEVIGVLDAKGQSGWGGDNDDTVFVPVSAYLTRVERNLSTFVPGQIVLSAMSEQDTARAESAITDLLRDRHRIARGTPDDFTIRNLGEIATASADSTRTLTALLASIALVSLAVGGIGIMNIMLVSVTERTREIGIRMAVGARPNDVLAQFLVESLVLAVAGGLLGVALGVGVAELLARKLEWLLIIRGDVVLLSVGVSGAVGIIFGLYPALKASRLDPIQALRYE from the coding sequence ATGAATCCGCTGCTGACCGTTCGGATTGCACTGCGCGCCCTGCTGCGCAACCGCCTGCGCGCGTTTCTCACCGCACTGGGCATCATCATTGGCGTCGCCGCGGTCATCGCCATGGTGTCGCTGGGCGAAGGCGCCAAGCAACGGGTGGAAGACACCTTCGCGTCGATGGGTACGCACATGCTGATCGTGACCTCGGGCTCGTCACGTTCCGGCGGCGCGCGCGGCGGCGCGGGCAGCCAACCCACACTCACCTGGCAAGACCTCGACGCCATTGCCGCGCTGCCCACCGTGCGCCACGCCGCGCCGCAGATTCGCACGACGGCCGATGTGATCAGCGAAGCCGCCAACTGGACCACCAACGTCCATGGCATCACGCCCGACTACCTGCCGATCCGCAACTGGGCTGTGGCCTGGGGGCGCGCCATCACCGACGCCGACGTCAACAACAACGCACGCGTTGCCCTGCTGGGGCAAACCGTGGTGACCGAATTGTTCGGCAAGGATGCCGACCCGGTCGGCCAGTTGGTTCGCATTCGCCAGGCGCCGTTCGAGGTGATCGGCGTGCTCGACGCCAAGGGCCAGAGCGGCTGGGGCGGCGACAACGACGACACGGTGTTTGTCCCGGTGAGCGCCTACCTGACCCGCGTCGAGCGCAACCTGTCGACCTTCGTCCCCGGCCAAATCGTGCTCAGCGCGATGTCGGAACAGGACACCGCACGTGCCGAGAGCGCCATCACTGATCTTTTGCGCGACCGCCACCGTATCGCACGCGGCACGCCCGATGACTTCACCATTCGCAACCTCGGTGAAATCGCCACCGCCAGCGCCGACAGCACCCGCACCCTGACCGCGCTGCTGGCATCGATTGCCCTGGTGTCGCTGGCGGTCGGTGGCATCGGCATCATGAACATCATGCTGGTGTCGGTGACCGAGCGGACCCGCGAAATCGGCATCCGCATGGCCGTTGGCGCGCGGCCCAATGACGTGCTCGCGCAGTTTCTCGTCGAATCGCTGGTGCTGGCCGTGGCCGGCGGCCTGCTCGGCGTCGCCTTGGGGGTCGGTGTTGCCGAGTTGCTGGCGCGCAAGCTGGAATGGCTGCTCATCATTCGCGGCGACGTGGTGCTGCTGTCGGTGGGCGTCAGCGGTGCCGTGGGCATCATTTTCGGGCTGTATCCGGCGCTCAAGGCCTCGCGGCTCGACCCCATCCAGGCGCTGCGCTACGAGTAG
- a CDS encoding ABC transporter ATP-binding protein: protein MTGAALLSLQGVTRVYAMGGTPLRALNGVDLEVKTGECIAIMGSSGSGKSTLMNILGCLDRPTEGAYRLQGQDVAGLNRRELADIRNRFIGFVFQSFNLLARTSALENVELPLLYANVSARERHARARAALERVGLGERLDHHPSQLSGGQQQRVAIARALVTEAPLLLADEPTGNLDSATSNDIMRLLQQLNGEGMTVVLVTHESDIAAHADRVINLRDGHIEHDRQQTAVRA, encoded by the coding sequence ATGACCGGCGCCGCGCTGCTGTCACTGCAAGGCGTCACCCGCGTCTACGCCATGGGGGGCACCCCGCTGAGGGCTCTCAACGGCGTGGACCTTGAGGTCAAGACCGGCGAGTGCATCGCGATCATGGGCAGCTCCGGCTCGGGCAAGTCGACGTTGATGAACATCCTCGGCTGTCTCGACCGCCCCACTGAGGGCGCCTACCGGCTGCAAGGCCAGGACGTGGCCGGTCTCAACCGACGCGAGCTTGCCGACATCCGCAATCGCTTCATCGGCTTCGTGTTCCAGAGCTTCAACCTGCTGGCCCGCACCTCGGCACTCGAGAACGTCGAGCTGCCCTTGCTCTACGCCAATGTCAGTGCCCGCGAGCGGCACGCCCGTGCCCGCGCCGCGTTGGAGCGTGTCGGTCTGGGGGAGCGCCTCGACCATCACCCCAGCCAATTGTCGGGCGGCCAGCAACAGCGCGTCGCCATTGCGCGCGCGCTGGTCACCGAGGCACCGCTGTTGCTGGCTGACGAACCGACCGGCAACCTCGACTCGGCCACCAGCAACGACATCATGCGACTGTTGCAGCAGCTCAACGGTGAGGGGATGACCGTGGTGCTGGTCACCCACGAGTCCGACATCGCCGCGCACGCCGACCGCGTCATCAATCTGCGCGACGGCCACATCGAACACGATCGCCAGCAGACGGCGGTGCGCGCATGA
- a CDS encoding efflux RND transporter periplasmic adaptor subunit, producing MSNVPSVWPRRLGIAVILSGAAWLAFSALRGEPDPGPRFTTATLDRGDLALTVAATGTLSALVTVEIGSQVSGRIASLHADYNSEVKQGDLIARIDPSLFEAAVQRARANLAVAEANVERAEIQLAEAERLERRITELTQRKLVSQSELDTAKAQVATTRADLRSSKASVQQTRASLVEAEANLRFTNIVSPTDGIVISRAVNVGQTVAASLQAPVLFTLAQDLRDMQVVAAISEADIGQLKEGQSVSFTVDAFPDQPFEGTLRQIRNAANVLQNVVTFDAVIDVDNPELQLRPGMTANVSILVAEKRDAVRIPNAALRFRPPDSTPPARKPGSGVIWTLSPGGAPEARQVSIGLSDGQYTEWRDDDAAPGLSVLIGRSDDAEADGPSRRFRMF from the coding sequence ATGAGCAACGTCCCCTCGGTTTGGCCCCGTCGCCTCGGCATCGCCGTCATCCTGTCGGGCGCGGCGTGGCTGGCCTTCAGCGCGCTGCGGGGTGAACCCGATCCCGGACCGCGCTTTACCACCGCAACCCTTGACCGTGGTGATCTGGCCCTGACGGTGGCCGCCACCGGCACGCTGTCGGCGCTGGTGACGGTCGAAATCGGCAGTCAGGTCAGCGGGCGCATCGCGTCGTTGCACGCCGACTACAACAGCGAGGTCAAACAGGGCGATCTGATTGCCCGCATCGACCCGTCGCTGTTCGAGGCCGCGGTGCAGCGCGCACGCGCCAATCTTGCCGTTGCCGAGGCCAATGTCGAGCGGGCCGAGATTCAGCTTGCCGAGGCCGAGCGTCTGGAACGCCGCATCACCGAACTCACGCAACGCAAGCTGGTGTCGCAAAGCGAACTCGACACCGCCAAGGCCCAGGTGGCCACCACCCGCGCCGATCTGCGCTCGTCCAAGGCGAGCGTGCAGCAGACGCGCGCCTCGCTGGTCGAAGCCGAGGCCAATCTGCGGTTCACCAACATCGTCTCGCCGACCGACGGCATCGTCATCTCGCGGGCGGTCAATGTCGGGCAGACCGTGGCGGCTTCATTGCAGGCCCCGGTGCTGTTCACGCTCGCCCAGGACCTGCGCGACATGCAAGTGGTGGCGGCCATTTCCGAAGCCGACATCGGCCAGCTCAAGGAAGGCCAGAGCGTCAGCTTTACGGTGGACGCCTTCCCCGACCAACCCTTCGAGGGCACCCTGCGGCAGATTCGCAACGCGGCCAACGTGCTGCAGAACGTGGTCACCTTCGATGCGGTGATCGACGTCGACAACCCCGAACTCCAGCTACGCCCCGGCATGACGGCCAACGTCAGCATCCTGGTGGCCGAGAAACGAGACGCGGTCCGCATCCCCAACGCTGCGCTGCGGTTCCGCCCACCCGACAGCACCCCGCCGGCCCGCAAGCCCGGTAGCGGCGTGATTTGGACGCTGTCACCCGGTGGCGCGCCCGAGGCCCGTCAAGTCAGCATCGGCCTCAGCGACGGCCAGTACACCGAGTGGCGCGACGACGATGCCGCGCCCGGTCTGAGTGTGCTGATCGGTCGCAGCGACGATGCCGAAGCCGACGGTCCGTCGCGTCGCTTCCGGATGTTCTGA